CTAAAGTAAGTGCCTAGTCCATTAACTCACCTCGTGAGACATAAAAAGGCCAAAAGAAGAGCcatttttgtcacaaaaaggtaaataaaataaagccgTCAATGGTTAGAGGTCATAATGTGATGTACAATGCGCTCTAGATTAACTGAAGCACTGTCTCATGTATGACTCTCGGTAAATGAAGAGCTAAATGTGAAGTGAAATGCTTTCAGGGTAATCAAATTAAGGAATTAGTAAAATCCACTTGCTATTTTAGCAACAGGTTAAAGAGTGTCATCCAGCACACTAGACATCAACTAGCAACTAGTCCTTTTTCCATACGTTTTTCGGCTTCATAAGCATTGCCCCTGTCATATATTAGCCTTGTACTAGAGCGATTCATAGTAAATACAGAGGGTAAACTACAATACACTACAGTAAAAACTACAGTAGTATACTAGagtatttattacagtttatcaCTTCACTACAATTACTACAGTAAGTTGTAGCATTTATTACCAAACTGTTGTAAATACTACACAGCATGATACACTTCACTATAGTATGGTTCATATTTACTATAAGGCTACTGCAGTTTTTTTCACGTTGGCTGACTTTCAtaattagggttaaaataaacaaaaacagcattgtgTCATATATAGGTctaacatattttatatcaagtacttatattgtaatattttgcagCATTAGCGTTGTCGCTAGCCTGTTTGATAACGATAACCGACTACAGTAGAAGCTTTAAGGGTAAAATTATTATCAGCGCAACTCAATGCATGtattttactcaaaataaaacGATATTAAACGGCTGTGCTGCGCGGGCAGTACGTTATTACTTGaatatttgacctttttttacaaattagcTGTTATTTAGCCGCTCTCCGAGACGCTAGGGGGCGCGCTGCCTCCCTCAAACCCCGCGGCATTCTGCCGCAGAAGAAGACGTTTCGATATTACCGGAATGCATGACAAATACGTCCAGCTTTAACACTGCGATAATAGCTGTTGTTGAGTCTGAGATGTGTTTGCGCGGTGTCGAGCAGCCGTGCGCATGAGAGGCCGCTGAGGAGAGCAGCATGTCGGCGCATTTTGAGGAGAGGAGCGGCGTGATCCCGTGTAAAACCGCCTGGGGCTCGTGGTACCAGACCATGGAGGAGGTGTTCGTCGAAGTCGATGTTCCTCCGGGAACCTCAGCCAGAGAGATCCGGTGTGACATCGGGATCAAACACATCGAGCTGCGCGTGAAAGACCAGCAGATCTTCAAGGTACAGATCCAGAGAGAGATTAGATCCAGAAGAACTTCCTGTGGAGGAGCTAGGGCTGTTTAACGATTAATACTGgtccaaaagtttttgtttacataacgtgtgtgtgtgtgtgtgtgtgattttatgtatatgtatgtatatatatatatatatatatatatatatatatatatatatatatatatatacacacacacacacacacacacacacacacacattatatgcaTATGCACTAAAGTCTCTTAAGCTCTCCAAAGGTCATCattaacattttgttcattgataatcatgtttcttaagcactaaatcagtatattaggaTGATCTCTGAGAGATTGTGGGAcactaaaaatacagctttaatCGGAGAActatattaaaagttttaataacatttcacaatattgtttttcaaatataaacgaagccttggtgagcagaagagacttaaaaattatgtttccaAACTCTTTACAAGCGCATATGTTGTTATAAATGTGAGATTTGGGAATAATGCTATCCAAATATCGTTAGAATGAGTTGAAGAGGAACATCTTGTGAAGGGAGCGTACTCAAATACTCAGCTAGATTTTAATTTCAGTCGTTTTATGGAAGATCTGCCATTGCTTTAGCCCAGTAGTTACGAAGAAGAGACTTGTTGTGATATAAACAGCACACTGTCCCTCAAGTCTCGCTGATGATCGTCTCGTAGGGGAAGCTGTTTGGACCCACGGTCCGAGACGAAGCCACCTGGACGTTAGGTGAGAGCGAAAGCCACTTGTAACGGTGCATGGATCTGTCCTTTACAAACCAGCGGATGTTGTGTCGTTCAGAGGACAGGAAGCTGATCCGGATCGTCCTGATGAAGTCGAACCGGGAGGCCGGGAACTGCTGGCGGTCTCTGCTGGAGGGAGAGTTCACGGCCGATCCCTGGATCCAGGATCAGATGCAGAGGAAGCTGACGCTCGAGAGGTTTCAGAGAGAGGTGGCCGATCCATGCATGCAATTCACTTTAGTCTGCCGTTTGCCGAGCACGCATTCATTCGAttcaaaatacaagaaaaacagTTTTCTTTTGTGCCCTGCATTCCAGTTAATATCAATGAAATTGGAGCCGGGTTGTTTcgattaaataactaaaatacagCTGACAAACTaatctgtaaataattttaaatcgCTTTCAGAAATGATCCTAAAGCACCGATTTGCGGTTTATCgaaacatttctgattcttGCCAAACCTGGTTTGATTCTTTCCGGGATTCATTTGgcagaaagatgaaagaaacgGCGTTTATGAGccgtttataaatattttgtaacaaattaaagttacagtaaagatGCATgagattgcattttttttaaatgaagtcattttatattgtcttttttttattaacgcAGCTTTAGCAAGTTTTAcatttaccaaataaaaaaaaatctgttcaaaCCTAGTgcgtaaatatatatatatatatatatatatatatatatatatatatatatataaaaaaataaatctatataaaaatattaaaaaaaatatataaaaatatatttaataaatatatattttaatatttatttttaaatatatatttatatattttaatatttatttttaaatatatatttatatattt
Above is a genomic segment from Puntigrus tetrazona isolate hp1 unplaced genomic scaffold, ASM1883169v1 S000000769, whole genome shotgun sequence containing:
- the nudcd2 gene encoding nudC domain-containing protein 2, which translates into the protein MSAHFEERSGVIPCKTAWGSWYQTMEEVFVEVDVPPGTSAREIRCDIGIKHIELRVKDQQIFKGKLFGPTVRDEATWTLEDRKLIRIVLMKSNREAGNCWRSLLEGEFTADPWIQDQMQRKLTLERFQRENPGFDFSGAEISGNFQGGGPDFSSLQK